A single region of the Lactobacillus xylocopicola genome encodes:
- the pyrH gene encoding UMP kinase, with product MSKVKYQRIVLKISGEALAGEKGSGINPTVIGHLAKEIKSVHDLGVDIGIVCGGGNMWRGETGAKLGMERSQADYMGMLATIMNGLALQDGLEHVGVPTRLQTSIEMRQIAEPYIRRKAIRHLEKGRVVIMGGGTGNPYFSTDTTAALRAAEIDADVILMAKNGVDGVYSADPKLDPNAIKYQELTQLDVISKNLKVMDRTASSLSMDTNIPLIVFNVNTDGNIKKVVMGEQIGTVIEGEK from the coding sequence ATGTCTAAAGTTAAATATCAGCGGATTGTTTTGAAGATTTCTGGTGAAGCTCTGGCTGGTGAAAAGGGGAGTGGAATCAATCCCACGGTCATCGGTCACTTAGCTAAAGAAATTAAGTCAGTGCATGATTTAGGAGTTGACATTGGAATCGTCTGCGGCGGCGGTAATATGTGGCGGGGCGAGACCGGTGCTAAACTTGGCATGGAACGTTCGCAAGCTGATTACATGGGCATGCTCGCTACGATCATGAACGGTTTAGCCCTTCAGGATGGCTTAGAGCATGTAGGTGTTCCCACCAGACTGCAAACTTCCATCGAAATGAGGCAAATCGCTGAACCTTATATCAGGAGAAAGGCAATCCGCCACCTTGAAAAAGGCCGGGTGGTCATTATGGGTGGAGGCACTGGTAATCCCTACTTTTCAACTGATACAACCGCTGCTTTGCGGGCAGCCGAAATTGATGCGGATGTGATCCTGATGGCTAAGAACGGAGTTGACGGAGTTTACTCTGCTGATCCTAAGCTTGATCCTAATGCTATCAAGTATCAGGAACTAACCCAGTTAGACGTTATTTCGAAAAACTTAAAAGTCATGGACAGAACTGCTAGCTCACTTTCAATGGATACAAACATTCCCCTAATTGTGTTCAACGTGAACACCGATGGTAACATCAAAAAAGTTGTCATGGGCGAGCAGATTGGTACAGTAATTGAAGGAGAAAAATAA
- a CDS encoding phosphatidate cytidylyltransferase, with translation MKQRVITAVIALILFIPIVIMGGLWMDWLTVAFAAVGISEIFLMKKQILISVNFLLALLATVTWAVPDNFFKGAPFNWSKYGVYFGLVMLMLSWTVLSKNKTSFDDVSVYTLASLYIGTGFHYMAGIRNSRNGLALLCYVFVVVWLTDTGAYMIGRKIGKHKLWPVISPNKTWEGSIGGTICAVICAAIYVYFINVGYPLVEMVVIAVVLSIVGQMGDLVESAYKRFYGVKDSGKILPGHGGILDRFDSMLFVLPVFAALLGIVH, from the coding sequence ATGAAACAACGTGTAATTACAGCAGTTATTGCTTTAATCTTATTTATTCCCATTGTTATCATGGGTGGATTGTGGATGGACTGGCTAACCGTAGCTTTTGCAGCGGTAGGCATCAGCGAGATCTTTTTAATGAAAAAACAGATCTTGATTTCAGTCAATTTTTTGCTGGCACTCTTAGCAACTGTTACCTGGGCTGTTCCCGATAATTTCTTTAAGGGCGCGCCCTTTAACTGGTCTAAGTACGGGGTATACTTTGGGCTAGTCATGTTGATGCTCAGTTGGACGGTCTTGTCGAAAAACAAGACCAGCTTTGATGATGTCAGTGTCTATACACTTGCCTCACTCTATATCGGGACCGGCTTTCACTACATGGCCGGAATTAGAAACAGTCGCAATGGTCTAGCACTGCTCTGCTATGTCTTTGTGGTTGTTTGGTTAACTGATACTGGGGCCTACATGATTGGTCGCAAGATTGGTAAACATAAGTTGTGGCCGGTAATTAGCCCTAACAAAACTTGGGAGGGTTCAATTGGCGGTACTATTTGTGCGGTTATTTGTGCCGCAATTTATGTTTACTTTATTAATGTTGGTTACCCCTTGGTTGAAATGGTGGTAATTGCGGTCGTTTTATCAATTGTTGGTCAAATGGGCGACTTGGTTGAGTCTGCCTACAAGCGTTTCTATGGCGTAAAAGATTCTGGCAAGATTTTGCCCGGTCACGGCGGTATTCTAGACCGTTTTGACAGCATGCTGTTTGTCTTGCCGGTTTTTGCCGCATTATTAGGAATCGTGCACTAG
- the frr gene encoding ribosome recycling factor, translating to MNNDVINKAQANMDKSITVFEKNLASIRAGVANAAILDGIQVDYYGAPTPLTQMSSVTIPEPRVLLITPYDESSLDNIEHALMASNLGLTPANDGKVIRLVIPQLTGERRQEIAKQVNQEAEEGKIAVRNVRRDAMNSLKKQQKDDEITEDEQRNLEKQVQKITDAATQKIDQLADQKRKEITQG from the coding sequence ATGAATAACGATGTAATAAACAAAGCCCAAGCAAATATGGATAAATCGATCACTGTTTTTGAAAAAAATCTTGCCTCAATCCGGGCAGGCGTGGCTAATGCAGCGATTTTAGACGGTATCCAGGTTGACTACTATGGCGCACCCACGCCCCTGACCCAAATGTCTAGCGTGACCATTCCTGAACCACGGGTACTCTTGATTACACCATACGACGAAAGCAGTCTTGATAATATTGAGCATGCGCTGATGGCATCAAATCTGGGCTTGACACCTGCAAATGATGGCAAGGTTATTCGGCTAGTAATTCCGCAGCTGACAGGTGAGCGCCGCCAAGAAATTGCTAAGCAAGTGAACCAGGAAGCCGAAGAGGGTAAGATTGCCGTCAGAAATGTCCGCCGAGATGCCATGAACAGTCTTAAGAAGCAACAAAAAGATGATGAAATCACTGAAGATGAACAGCGCAATTTAGAAAAGCAAGTTCAAAAAATCACTGATGCTGCAACCCAAAAAATTGACCAACTGGCCGACCAAAAGCGGAAAGAAATTACGCAAGGCTAA
- a CDS encoding PolC-type DNA polymerase III, with the protein MTNKNELFLQLLQQINFPDQFEDNDLLQQGEIENVDVYAKEHRWDIHVLFTTPLKFATYDALNKAISANFSAFVETRLFVRSQDGADEYLCEYWNYAVQHSQYLQQVAREFISNHQPKKDQGRWIIPVDNLVVDGLLEQKMLDQLAEEMRNYGFFNLKFVTEIDEANSQSNLASLQQLQEEHEQIMQEAYNAAPPKEKVKSPSYPTKKTRYGNRKLDEKSPVTQIKEVTDGSRNVVIEGNIFNVSTRELKNGSIIFTGEITDYSDSIGFKKFVSDKEQMKSISDLKPGVWAKMQGSAAEDQWDHDVVFNISAFEVVEHLGRQEQYTGTTKRVELHLHTNMSQLDATNTATDYVQAAKKFGQQAIAITDHADVQAFPEAYNAGKKNQVKIIYGLEANMIDDHALLVLNPAPLTYEDQEFVIFDVETTGLSSVYDTIIEIGAVKMKNGEVIERFDEFINPHHPLSEQTINLTSITDEMVSAAADEEVVIKQFQAFYGERPLCGHNVQFDLGFINAALRRSGLAEVIQPVVDTLEVSRLLHPEQTRHTLDSLAKKYNVVLEHHHRANQDAEATGYLMFKLLDAFKEKFGEDDLGKMNDYATRGQVFKRARPQHMTILAQTQAGLKNMYRLVSLANTEYFYRIPRTPKSDLVKNHEGLLYGSACSEGEVFIAMMQKGYDEARKKAKFYDYLEVQPPANYAELIADHLIADEAELEEILTNIYKLGKELGKPVVATGDAHYVEEHDAIYRTILVSAQRSNPNRNKKQPDMHFYTTQEMLAAFDFLGAAAAKEIVITNPNQLAASTAEIAPIKDGLYPPHIENADEEMKRLTYDKAHELYGAELPKIVQDRLEMELHSIISNGYAVIYLISQRLVAKSNKDGYLVGSRGSVGSSLVATMSGITEVNPLAPHYRCPTCKYSQFFENGEYGSGYDLPDQKCPECGSNLVKDGQDIPFATFLGFHGDKVPDIDLNFSGDYQPVAHNFIRVMFGPGNSYRAGTIATVADKTAYGYVKHYDDEKELNLRRAELDRLAAGVTGVKRTTGQHPAGIVVVPDDMDIYDFTPVQYPADDVDAAWKTTHFDFHSIHDNILKFDILGHDDPTMIRMLQDLSGVDPLTIPPDDPGVMSLFSSPKILGVTPEQIDSKTGTLGVPEFGTRFVRGMLEETKPTTFSELLQISGLSHGTDVWLGNAEELINNKTCVLKEVIGCRDNIMMDLIHWGVKPEVAFSTMESVRHGRGISEEDMKVLQQNDKIPRWYIESCLKIKYMFPKAHATAYILMALRIAWFKVYYPEIYYTAYFSVRASLFDLVAMSHGKNTVKKAMADIQKQGNDASAKDKSLLTVLEIANECLERGIKIKMVDIKQSEALNFKIIDQHTILAPFNAVPGLGNNAAKQIVAARAEQEFLSKEDLAQRGKVSQTIMEYLEDNGVLTGMPDQNQLSLF; encoded by the coding sequence GTGACTAATAAAAACGAACTTTTCTTACAACTTTTGCAACAAATTAACTTTCCTGATCAGTTTGAGGATAACGACTTGCTGCAACAAGGTGAAATTGAGAACGTGGATGTGTACGCTAAAGAACATAGGTGGGATATTCATGTTCTTTTTACTACACCGTTGAAATTCGCCACTTATGATGCTTTGAACAAGGCGATTAGTGCTAACTTTTCGGCTTTTGTAGAAACGCGCTTGTTTGTTCGATCTCAAGATGGTGCGGATGAATATTTATGTGAATATTGGAACTATGCCGTGCAGCATTCGCAATATTTACAGCAGGTAGCCCGCGAATTCATCTCCAACCATCAACCTAAAAAAGACCAGGGACGCTGGATCATTCCGGTTGATAACCTGGTTGTAGATGGGCTGCTAGAGCAAAAAATGCTTGATCAATTGGCCGAAGAAATGCGTAATTATGGCTTTTTTAACTTAAAATTTGTCACGGAGATCGACGAAGCTAATTCACAAAGTAACCTAGCCAGTCTGCAACAACTGCAAGAAGAGCACGAGCAGATTATGCAGGAGGCCTATAATGCGGCACCTCCCAAAGAAAAAGTGAAATCGCCGTCATACCCCACCAAAAAAACCCGCTATGGCAACCGTAAGCTAGATGAAAAGTCACCTGTTACCCAGATTAAGGAGGTAACTGACGGTTCGCGTAACGTAGTTATTGAGGGAAATATTTTCAACGTCAGCACGCGTGAACTAAAAAATGGTTCAATCATTTTTACGGGTGAGATTACCGATTACTCAGATTCAATTGGTTTTAAAAAGTTTGTCTCGGACAAAGAACAGATGAAGAGCATCAGTGACTTAAAGCCAGGCGTTTGGGCTAAAATGCAGGGAAGCGCAGCTGAGGATCAGTGGGACCATGACGTTGTGTTCAATATTTCCGCCTTTGAAGTAGTTGAACACCTGGGTCGGCAAGAACAATATACTGGCACCACCAAACGAGTCGAATTGCACTTGCACACCAATATGAGCCAGTTAGATGCCACCAATACGGCAACTGACTATGTTCAGGCAGCCAAAAAATTTGGGCAACAAGCAATTGCCATCACTGATCATGCTGACGTTCAGGCCTTTCCTGAGGCTTACAATGCAGGCAAAAAGAACCAGGTGAAGATTATTTATGGCCTTGAGGCCAATATGATTGATGATCATGCCCTGTTAGTCCTTAATCCGGCACCACTGACCTATGAAGATCAAGAATTTGTAATTTTTGACGTTGAAACGACCGGTCTTTCCTCAGTCTACGATACAATTATCGAAATTGGAGCGGTTAAAATGAAAAATGGTGAGGTCATTGAACGCTTCGATGAATTCATCAATCCACACCATCCGCTAAGTGAACAAACCATTAACTTGACTTCAATTACTGATGAAATGGTCAGTGCTGCAGCTGACGAGGAGGTTGTCATCAAGCAGTTTCAAGCCTTTTATGGTGAGCGGCCGCTGTGCGGCCACAATGTGCAATTCGATCTTGGTTTCATTAACGCTGCCTTGCGCCGCTCTGGTCTAGCAGAAGTTATCCAGCCAGTGGTTGATACACTAGAAGTATCACGTCTTTTGCACCCAGAACAGACGCGGCATACTTTGGACTCATTGGCCAAGAAGTACAATGTGGTTTTAGAGCACCATCACCGGGCCAATCAGGATGCCGAGGCTACTGGTTATTTGATGTTTAAGCTGTTAGATGCTTTTAAAGAAAAATTCGGTGAAGATGACCTCGGCAAGATGAATGACTATGCAACTCGCGGGCAGGTCTTTAAGCGCGCCCGCCCCCAGCACATGACTATCTTAGCCCAAACCCAAGCTGGTCTTAAAAATATGTACAGACTGGTATCACTGGCTAATACGGAATACTTTTACCGTATTCCGCGAACACCTAAGTCTGACTTAGTCAAGAATCACGAGGGACTGCTATATGGATCGGCTTGTTCTGAGGGTGAGGTCTTCATTGCAATGATGCAAAAGGGCTATGATGAGGCTCGAAAAAAGGCGAAGTTTTATGATTACTTGGAAGTTCAGCCGCCGGCTAACTATGCTGAATTAATTGCGGACCACCTAATTGCGGATGAGGCGGAATTGGAAGAAATTTTGACTAATATCTACAAATTAGGTAAGGAGTTAGGTAAGCCAGTTGTGGCTACCGGAGATGCGCACTATGTAGAAGAGCACGATGCAATTTACCGGACAATCTTGGTTTCTGCGCAAAGAAGTAACCCCAATCGCAACAAAAAGCAGCCTGATATGCATTTTTACACTACGCAGGAGATGTTGGCTGCATTTGACTTCTTAGGAGCAGCGGCGGCAAAGGAGATTGTGATTACCAATCCTAACCAGCTCGCGGCCTCAACCGCAGAGATTGCTCCGATTAAAGACGGGCTGTACCCGCCGCACATTGAAAATGCAGATGAAGAAATGAAGCGCTTGACCTATGACAAGGCGCATGAACTATATGGGGCTGAGTTGCCAAAAATTGTTCAGGATCGGCTTGAAATGGAACTCCACTCGATTATTTCGAATGGTTATGCCGTTATTTACCTAATTTCGCAGCGTTTGGTTGCCAAGTCCAACAAGGACGGCTACCTAGTTGGTTCGAGGGGGTCAGTTGGTTCAAGTCTGGTGGCCACAATGTCGGGCATTACCGAAGTTAACCCGCTGGCGCCGCACTACCGCTGTCCTACTTGTAAATATTCGCAGTTTTTTGAAAACGGTGAATATGGTTCCGGGTATGATTTACCTGATCAAAAATGCCCTGAATGCGGTAGTAATTTGGTTAAAGATGGACAGGATATTCCGTTTGCGACCTTCTTAGGCTTTCACGGGGATAAGGTGCCCGATATTGATTTGAACTTTTCGGGTGACTACCAACCAGTTGCCCATAACTTTATCCGAGTAATGTTTGGTCCGGGGAATTCATACCGGGCAGGCACAATTGCCACGGTTGCGGACAAGACGGCTTATGGCTACGTTAAGCATTATGATGATGAAAAAGAACTGAACCTGCGGCGCGCCGAACTTGACCGGTTGGCTGCTGGTGTAACTGGAGTTAAACGGACAACCGGCCAGCACCCTGCCGGAATTGTGGTTGTACCCGATGATATGGATATCTATGACTTCACTCCGGTGCAGTATCCGGCGGATGACGTCGATGCGGCTTGGAAGACGACGCACTTTGATTTTCATTCGATTCACGACAATATTCTTAAGTTCGATATTCTGGGGCACGATGATCCGACGATGATCAGGATGCTACAGGACCTTTCTGGTGTTGACCCGCTGACCATTCCACCGGATGATCCAGGCGTGATGTCACTGTTTTCTAGCCCTAAAATTTTGGGGGTAACGCCAGAACAGATCGATTCTAAAACGGGCACACTGGGTGTTCCTGAATTTGGAACTAGGTTTGTGCGGGGCATGCTGGAAGAGACCAAGCCAACGACCTTTTCAGAGCTGCTACAGATTTCTGGGCTCTCGCACGGAACCGATGTCTGGTTGGGCAATGCTGAGGAATTGATCAACAATAAGACCTGTGTGCTGAAAGAAGTAATTGGTTGTCGGGACAATATCATGATGGACTTGATTCACTGGGGGGTGAAGCCGGAAGTAGCGTTCTCGACGATGGAATCCGTAAGGCATGGCCGCGGCATTAGCGAAGAGGACATGAAAGTGTTACAGCAAAACGACAAAATTCCTCGCTGGTATATTGAATCCTGTCTTAAGATTAAGTACATGTTCCCCAAAGCCCATGCCACAGCCTATATCTTAATGGCATTACGGATCGCCTGGTTTAAGGTCTACTATCCGGAGATCTATTACACTGCCTACTTTTCCGTGCGTGCCAGTCTTTTTGACCTGGTAGCCATGAGTCACGGCAAGAATACCGTGAAAAAGGCGATGGCCGATATTCAAAAGCAGGGCAATGATGCCTCGGCCAAGGATAAGAGTTTATTGACAGTCTTAGAAATTGCTAATGAGTGTTTGGAACGGGGCATCAAAATTAAGATGGTCGATATTAAGCAGTCAGAGGCGTTGAACTTTAAGATTATTGATCAGCACACGATTTTAGCTCCCTTTAACGCGGTGCCAGGACTTGGTAATAATGCTGCTAAGCAAATAGTAGCGGCGCGAGCTGAGCAGGAGTTTTTGTCTAAAGAAGATCTGGCCCAAAGGGGTAAAGTTTCACAGACAATTATGGAATACCTAGAGGATAATGGTGTGTTGACAGGGATGCCTGACCAAAATCAACTCTCCCTCTTTTAA
- the rseP gene encoding RIP metalloprotease RseP produces the protein MKGILIFLVVFGLLVFVHEFGHFIVAKKCGILVREFSIGMGPKLLQIRRNPTTYTIRWLPLGGYVRLANKDDESKIDLGTTVILQLNEQKQVVRIDASESDLPIEGIPMQVTQVDLVDDLTITGYENGNEENEVTYQVARNATMIDQSKTELVIAPRDTQFQEANVWKKLATNVAGPLMNIILGFVVFMMWTFTVPGPATTTIGKVVADSPAAAAHIEAGTRIAAINGHKTMNFDEISQQIDQSKGKTLKIDLVKAGRTERVNVRPQAVKVQKQTVYQIGIQARGDERASAKAKRGWDTAVSTTGMIFNAVGGLFRHFSLNKLSGPVGIYSQTSQVSQMGFSYLLAFLAMISINLGIVNLIPIPGLDGGKFLLNLIEIVRGKAISEDHEAMVELVGFGLLLVLIIAVTGNDIYRYFIK, from the coding sequence TTGAAGGGTATACTGATTTTTTTAGTCGTCTTTGGCTTGTTGGTTTTTGTGCATGAATTTGGCCACTTTATTGTTGCCAAAAAATGTGGTATTTTGGTGCGTGAATTTTCGATTGGGATGGGGCCAAAATTGTTGCAAATCAGACGCAATCCCACCACTTATACGATTCGCTGGTTACCTCTGGGCGGCTATGTGCGCCTTGCCAATAAGGATGATGAAAGTAAAATCGATCTCGGGACGACGGTTATCCTGCAGCTGAATGAGCAAAAGCAGGTGGTCAGGATTGATGCTTCAGAATCGGATTTACCTATTGAGGGTATTCCTATGCAAGTTACTCAGGTTGACTTAGTTGATGATCTGACAATCACCGGTTATGAGAATGGCAATGAAGAAAATGAAGTCACTTATCAAGTAGCCCGCAATGCGACGATGATTGATCAATCAAAGACTGAACTCGTTATTGCGCCGCGGGACACCCAGTTTCAGGAAGCCAATGTCTGGAAGAAGTTGGCTACTAATGTGGCCGGTCCATTGATGAATATCATCTTAGGTTTTGTAGTGTTCATGATGTGGACTTTTACAGTTCCGGGTCCGGCCACTACAACCATCGGTAAGGTTGTGGCGGATTCGCCAGCTGCGGCTGCTCATATCGAAGCAGGTACCAGGATTGCAGCCATTAATGGGCATAAGACCATGAACTTTGATGAGATCTCACAACAAATCGACCAAAGTAAGGGTAAAACCCTAAAAATAGACCTGGTCAAGGCTGGTCGCACTGAAAGGGTTAATGTCCGTCCCCAAGCCGTTAAGGTGCAAAAGCAGACGGTCTACCAAATTGGTATCCAGGCACGTGGAGATGAGCGTGCTAGTGCAAAGGCTAAGCGGGGCTGGGATACGGCAGTGTCGACAACGGGAATGATTTTTAACGCGGTCGGTGGTTTATTCAGACACTTCAGTCTAAATAAGTTGTCTGGCCCGGTAGGTATTTACTCCCAAACTTCCCAAGTGTCACAGATGGGTTTTTCTTATCTGCTAGCCTTTTTGGCGATGATTTCAATTAATTTGGGGATTGTCAACTTGATTCCGATTCCCGGTCTTGACGGGGGCAAGTTCTTGCTTAACCTAATTGAAATTGTCCGCGGAAAAGCAATTTCTGAGGACCATGAGGCAATGGTAGAGCTGGTTGGCTTTGGCTTACTGCTAGTCTTAATTATTGCGGTAACCGGTAATGATATCTACCGCTACTTTATTAAATAA
- a CDS encoding proline--tRNA ligase gives MRQSFLFMPTLKEAPSDAVAASHKLMLRGGYVRQVTAGVYAYLPLGFRVLVKVQQIMREEMAKINVPEMIMPELLPATLWEESGRWQKYGPEMFKLKDRHDRQSMLGPTHEETFTEIVAKGLKSYKQMPIALYQIQNKFRDENRPRFGLLRTREFIMLDAYSFAATTAQLDQQFDDEKQAFEAIFQRCGVKVVPVIADSGTMGGKNSTEFQAPAAIGEDTIATNETGTYSANLEMAVSLDTFTPDQEAAAELSEVASPEQETIAELADFLQVPETRIVKSVLYIVNEAEHVLVLIRGDKQINEVKLTHLLDADALRTATDAELEAITGVHKGSVGPVKADWADQIIADDTVKDLTNVVVGAGKDGYQYKNANLNRDFQVDHYGDIRVANEGEPDPVDHLPLQFTTSIEVGHIFKLGTYYTKTMGADFLDQNGKAQPVIMGSYGIGVTRLLSAVMEQHLTKFGIAWPKEIAPFAIHIVQMKMKDDKQTELAQALEQKYGARYDVLYDDRNERAGVKFADADLVGAPIRITIGKKTAEGVVEVKRPTDERAVEVTTSELAALINKELG, from the coding sequence ATGCGTCAATCTTTTTTATTTATGCCAACTTTGAAGGAAGCACCATCGGATGCAGTCGCTGCAAGCCATAAGTTAATGCTGCGGGGAGGCTATGTCCGCCAGGTGACTGCTGGTGTGTACGCATACTTACCGTTGGGCTTCCGGGTACTGGTCAAGGTTCAACAGATTATGCGTGAAGAAATGGCTAAGATCAATGTGCCAGAGATGATTATGCCGGAATTGTTACCCGCCACGCTTTGGGAAGAATCAGGTAGGTGGCAGAAGTATGGCCCCGAGATGTTCAAGCTGAAAGACCGGCACGACCGCCAAAGCATGCTAGGGCCAACTCACGAAGAGACTTTTACTGAAATTGTGGCGAAAGGTCTTAAAAGCTATAAACAAATGCCGATTGCGCTTTACCAAATTCAAAATAAGTTTCGTGATGAGAATCGACCGCGTTTTGGACTTTTGCGTACCCGTGAATTCATTATGCTTGATGCCTATAGCTTTGCCGCCACGACAGCACAATTAGATCAGCAATTTGATGATGAAAAGCAGGCGTTTGAGGCTATTTTTCAGCGCTGCGGAGTCAAAGTGGTGCCGGTAATTGCTGACTCGGGAACAATGGGCGGTAAGAATTCAACCGAATTCCAAGCTCCAGCAGCAATCGGTGAAGATACCATTGCCACTAATGAAACCGGCACGTATTCAGCTAATTTGGAAATGGCAGTCAGCCTTGATACCTTCACGCCAGACCAAGAAGCGGCTGCCGAACTTAGTGAGGTAGCCAGTCCGGAACAAGAAACGATTGCCGAATTGGCGGACTTTTTACAGGTACCGGAGACTAGAATAGTTAAGAGTGTCTTGTATATTGTGAATGAAGCAGAACACGTGTTAGTTTTAATTCGCGGCGACAAGCAGATTAATGAAGTTAAACTCACTCACTTGCTTGACGCCGATGCTTTGCGAACAGCAACAGATGCTGAGCTAGAGGCAATTACTGGAGTTCATAAAGGTAGTGTAGGTCCAGTTAAAGCAGATTGGGCTGACCAAATTATTGCGGATGACACTGTCAAGGACCTGACTAATGTAGTTGTGGGGGCTGGCAAGGACGGTTACCAGTACAAGAATGCTAATCTCAACCGTGATTTTCAGGTAGACCACTATGGCGATATCCGGGTGGCCAATGAGGGTGAACCAGATCCCGTTGATCATTTGCCGCTGCAATTTACCACCTCAATTGAGGTTGGTCACATTTTTAAACTGGGTACTTATTACACCAAAACAATGGGGGCTGACTTCCTCGATCAGAATGGCAAGGCCCAACCGGTGATCATGGGTTCATACGGAATTGGTGTTACCCGGTTACTATCGGCGGTGATGGAGCAGCACCTCACTAAGTTTGGAATAGCTTGGCCAAAAGAAATTGCTCCCTTTGCTATTCACATTGTGCAGATGAAGATGAAGGATGATAAGCAGACTGAACTAGCCCAAGCTTTGGAACAAAAATACGGGGCCCGCTATGACGTCTTGTATGATGACCGTAATGAGCGGGCTGGCGTTAAGTTTGCGGACGCTGACCTGGTTGGTGCGCCGATTCGGATTACTATCGGTAAAAAAACCGCTGAAGGTGTTGTGGAAGTTAAACGCCCAACCGATGAGCGGGCGGTTGAAGTAACAACCAGTGAATTAGCTGCTTTGATTAATAAAGAGTTAGGATAA
- the rimP gene encoding ribosome maturation factor RimP, with product MAKVADSVLAEISSIVTARNDDLVDAEYVKEKGQNYLRIYVDRENGIDMDEIAGLSELISTKLDAIRPDPFPDPYVLELSSPGIERPLKTAKDWEKALDNYVHVGLYQKLDGEKEYEGTLNSYDDDQIELEIKIKTSRKKLSIPRKLVASIRFAVEF from the coding sequence TTGGCGAAAGTTGCAGATTCTGTTCTCGCTGAAATTAGTTCCATTGTTACCGCGCGTAATGATGATCTGGTTGATGCAGAATACGTAAAAGAAAAGGGTCAAAATTATTTAAGAATATATGTTGATCGTGAAAATGGAATTGACATGGATGAAATTGCAGGCTTAAGCGAACTAATTTCGACTAAGCTAGATGCAATCAGACCCGATCCCTTTCCAGATCCTTACGTTTTGGAATTGTCTTCACCGGGTATTGAGCGACCGCTTAAAACCGCTAAAGATTGGGAAAAGGCGCTGGATAACTACGTTCACGTTGGTCTTTACCAAAAACTTGATGGTGAAAAGGAGTATGAGGGGACACTTAACTCATATGATGACGATCAAATTGAGTTGGAAATAAAGATCAAAACAAGCAGGAAAAAGTTATCCATTCCGCGTAAGTTAGTTGCAAGCATTCGTTTTGCAGTTGAATTTTAG
- a CDS encoding isoprenyl transferase, with the protein MAENKNQLNHLAIIMDGNGRWARQQGKPRVAGHYEGMNNVERITLAADRLGVKVLSLYAFSTENWARPKEEVAYLMNLPVRFFDKFMPTLMENKVKVNIMGYLDDLPRKTHQVVERAMAQTAENKGLVLNFAFNYGARDEITSAVKALAKMVETGEISSEQVDEQMISERLMSAKLGDYPDPDLLIRTSGEQRLSNFMLWQLAYSELAFSPKKWPDFTASDLEEFVTEFQQRHRRFGKVDESDS; encoded by the coding sequence ATGGCAGAGAATAAAAATCAGCTTAACCACTTGGCAATTATTATGGATGGTAACGGGCGCTGGGCTCGTCAACAGGGCAAGCCCCGTGTTGCTGGACATTATGAGGGGATGAACAATGTAGAGCGCATCACCTTAGCGGCAGATCGATTAGGTGTGAAAGTTTTGTCACTCTATGCCTTTTCAACCGAAAATTGGGCTCGTCCTAAAGAAGAAGTGGCCTATCTGATGAACTTGCCCGTGCGCTTTTTTGACAAGTTCATGCCGACTTTGATGGAAAATAAGGTCAAAGTTAATATTATGGGATACTTGGACGACTTACCGCGCAAGACACATCAAGTGGTGGAGCGAGCCATGGCACAAACTGCTGAAAATAAGGGTTTAGTTTTAAATTTTGCCTTTAATTATGGGGCAAGAGATGAAATCACTTCGGCGGTCAAAGCTCTTGCCAAAATGGTTGAGACCGGTGAAATTAGTAGTGAGCAAGTTGATGAACAAATGATTTCTGAGCGACTGATGAGTGCTAAGCTGGGTGATTATCCAGATCCGGACTTGTTAATTAGAACATCCGGTGAACAGCGGTTGTCCAACTTTATGCTGTGGCAGTTAGCGTATTCTGAACTAGCCTTCAGCCCGAAAAAATGGCCGGATTTTACTGCATCAGACTTAGAAGAATTCGTTACAGAATTTCAACAGCGCCATCGTCGCTTTGGTAAAGTTGACGAATCAGATAGTTAG